Proteins encoded together in one Synechococcus sp. BL107 window:
- the rseP gene encoding RIP metalloprotease RseP yields the protein MNVFAALLVLALLIVVHEAGHFLAATLQGIRVSGFSIGFGPALIKRQRKGVTYALRLLPLGGFVAFPDDDEDSTIPLDDPDLLRNRPIPQRALVIAAGILANLALALVILIGQAAIVGLPADPDPGVLVVNVQPDGAAARAGFRPGDQILSINSNKLGAGQAGVETMVKLVKAAPSMSLAVERVRQSQLEQIELKPSNVDGQGRIGAQLQANLSGAIRPVNGLGELVQHTGGQFVRLVGQTASGYAGLITNFKATAGQVSGPVKIVEMGAQLSRQGGSGLVLFMALISINLAVLNALPLPLLDGGQMALLLIEGVRGKPVPERLQLAFAQSGFLLLVGLTVVLVVRDTSQLTFVQQLLGR from the coding sequence ATGAACGTATTTGCGGCCCTGTTGGTGCTTGCTCTCTTAATCGTGGTGCATGAAGCAGGACATTTTCTTGCCGCCACGCTTCAAGGCATTCGCGTTAGTGGCTTCTCCATTGGCTTCGGACCCGCGTTGATTAAACGTCAACGGAAAGGCGTCACTTACGCCCTAAGGCTCCTACCCCTGGGTGGTTTTGTGGCTTTCCCTGATGACGACGAAGACAGCACCATCCCCTTAGATGATCCCGACCTGCTGCGCAATCGTCCGATTCCGCAGCGCGCTCTGGTGATCGCCGCCGGCATTCTTGCCAACCTTGCATTGGCGTTGGTCATTCTGATCGGCCAGGCCGCGATTGTGGGACTTCCAGCCGATCCAGATCCAGGCGTTCTGGTGGTGAATGTGCAGCCTGATGGCGCAGCTGCTCGCGCTGGCTTCAGGCCTGGAGATCAAATCCTCTCGATTAACTCCAACAAACTTGGAGCCGGGCAAGCCGGCGTCGAGACGATGGTGAAGCTGGTAAAAGCAGCTCCCAGCATGTCCCTTGCGGTTGAGCGGGTTCGCCAGAGCCAACTTGAACAAATTGAACTCAAGCCATCGAATGTCGATGGACAGGGAAGAATCGGGGCGCAGCTCCAAGCCAACCTCAGTGGCGCTATCCGACCCGTCAATGGACTAGGGGAACTGGTCCAACACACCGGGGGCCAGTTCGTCCGCCTGGTGGGACAAACCGCGAGTGGCTATGCCGGGCTGATTACCAACTTCAAAGCCACAGCAGGACAGGTGAGCGGTCCGGTCAAAATTGTGGAGATGGGTGCCCAGCTGAGCCGGCAGGGCGGTAGTGGTTTGGTGTTGTTCATGGCCTTGATCTCGATCAACTTGGCCGTCCTCAACGCGTTGCCATTGCCTTTGCTGGATGGCGGCCAAATGGCGCTTCTTCTTATTGAAGGGGTCCGAGGCAAACCCGTCCCTGAACGGCTTCAACTGGCGTTCGCCCAATCCGGATTTCTTCTTCTGGTCGGACTCACAGTCGTCCTCGTCGTCCGCGACACCAGTCAATTGACCTTCGTTCAGCAGTTGCTTGGGCGGTAG
- the rpsN gene encoding 30S ribosomal protein S14 codes for MAKKSMIARDVKRKKMTERYAAKRSALMAAFNAAADPMSRLEIHRKIQALPRNSAPTRIRNRCWATGKPRGVYRDFGLCRNQLRERAHKGELPGVVKSSW; via the coding sequence ATGGCTAAAAAGTCGATGATTGCGCGCGATGTGAAGCGCAAAAAAATGACCGAGCGCTATGCAGCCAAGCGCTCGGCACTGATGGCAGCCTTCAATGCAGCGGCTGATCCAATGTCTCGTCTCGAGATACATCGCAAAATTCAGGCCCTTCCCCGCAACAGTGCCCCCACTCGGATCCGTAACCGTTGCTGGGCCACTGGCAAACCCCGTGGTGTCTACCGCGATTTTGGCCTTTGCCGTAATCAACTTCGTGAACGGGCCCACAAGGGTGAACTGCCAGGTGTTGTGAAGTCCAGCTGGTAG